Genomic segment of Salvia hispanica cultivar TCC Black 2014 chromosome 2, UniMelb_Shisp_WGS_1.0, whole genome shotgun sequence:
gtatctGCTTAAATTATGTTCATAAGCAATTTAATGCTAGCTACTTCTTGAGGTGTTTAagaacaattttattttaacaagtaCTTATCTATATTGTGGCTCGTGATGGGATATTTATTATGCAATTAGGATTTCGTTATATTTCTcgtgatttaaattatattgatatgctttttctgaaaaataatttataattatatagaaGGAGTtacatgaaatttaaatttttaaaaaaataggagagagaatacaataaatcttcaaatctaaATGCATGAAATATCTTACAAGATAGATTCGCTTGATCTCAAAATATCTTTTCCTAATTCCGTCtcgtttaaattattttttcacaaaatatatattacattaaaaataattttgtgagAAATCTAAAAACATCCtaattgcatatatttaaattaagaaatttgatatattttcgAGAATCAGTAAACTACCAACATATTACACCATACTATATTAATACTATcaatattatacatttataatatCAATCTATGTCACACAACATCAGTATGTCATAATGGCTTCTTTTGTCACACAACatataaataagtattaatcaattaaaataaattataaattattaatcaattatcACCAATGAATTTCATTAGATTAAAACTGtaagaataatattgattCATAGTTCTTATGTTAAGAACGATTATTGAATGATCACAATCTTATATATGTAATCTTTATTAAGATTGCGGGCTTTTTCCTTAAGTGTCATTTTCTAATGAAAAGCTACTTTCTTTGATTGAAATTAGAAACTGGCCTACAAATAATGAcccttttttatatttcaaaaaagagTAATGACCCTCTTTATACACTAGATTCACAATCATATCTGCAAAGATTTCATCTTTATCTATTGTTTATGCTGTATAGTGACGCGCACACATGTATATGACAAATAATTATGTGCGATTATCTAGTGTTTATCATACAGGCTTACGTGTCCATCcttaatcaaataatcatgAAATTGATCCATGTATTTGGGTATGGAGTAGCTTTAAAATTCTAGGCCAGTTATTTCACCAATTGAGATATCTACAAAGCGGCGCGGGAAATAGTCATTGAGACTGCCGATGAATATccatagtaattaaataaaaataaaaataagagaacCTAAAGCGAAGAAACTTTAATATCCCTTTTTTCCCTgaataaacttattattttatctagccaataaaaatttaaaaagtgaattataatattggcaattgaaactaaaaaataatattagaactATCCCACATCGGCGTACAAAGAGAACTGAAATcagtatataagtctcatgggcCCTCCacctatcaccaattggttttaggatggaactcATAGATTACCATCTTCCCTTTGAAGCCTGTAAGGATGTATTTGTCTCGATATAAAATACTtcatctgtcccattagaaatgcaacgttttcctttttgggttgtcccactaaaaatgaaacgtttcctaaaatggaaacatcactctctctacttttccctctctcttactttactctctcttcattaactcatataacaacactgcataaaatctcgtgccggaaaccaaatatttcatatttattgggacggagggagtataaatttaatcaaatactcACTATCAAACTGAGGTTCGACCATAAGCCCAATAAATTGCAATCGACTAAGCCCACTATTACAGTTTcagcaaaattaaatactccctccgtcccaaggaagatgaccccttccttgggcggcacgggattttatgcaattgtattttgtgtgttaagagaagagagtaaagtaagagagagggaataaagtagagataaaggtgtttctattttaagtaatggatcatcttggttgggacaaactaaaaaggaaagtgggtcatcttcaatgggacggagggagtataagatcATCCACAATGAAGGCTAGCGGATAGGCTGGCCGATCGCGGGCGCTAGCCGACCGCTGGCCGATTCGCTAGCCTCCATTGCGGCAATTtaggctagccgatcggcgaTCTCTAGCCGATTTGCAGGCGCTAGCCGACCGCTGGCCGATCCCGCTAGCCGCCATAGTAGGCTCAATTTTGGTTAGTcggttgcatttttttaaatgtattttttatgcatttttttttatttattgcattttttaatgtattttttatgcattttttattgcatttttaatgtatttttttatgattttttttaattatgtactccctccgtcccagttttatagtcaaattttgccataaaagtccgtcacacatttatagtcacatttagaattttctatatttggacataaaattttacctcattattcactaaaattacacccaaatgccattatcaaaacaaaaataaaccaaaacaaaaataaaaaaccaaaaagtcaacaaAAGACCCACCTTTaaccaactcacttaattTAGGGGgaggatcccctgctgtggaTTAAAACGCATCCATTTACATATGAAACGCATCAAAATTCAGTGAGAGAGATTCCAAGTTggaataacattaaaatatgaactaCACGTACACTTCTTATTCTTttgttctttcatttttacccCACTTCTTTGATTGAATCAATTCCGGTCGCCCACAGGCCACAGTTGCTTTTATGCAATacttagtattttattttacaatcattatataaaaattatttattaaatccaataattgtagtttttgttattttccagtGGAATCATACTCCATTTTCACAAGCTCTCAAAACAGTATGCAATTAGTTTATAttgctatatatatttttattttagtataatattaacCTCTAATATTgtgaaactttcaaaaaattactagtagtattttttttctgcaaactttcaatttgaaaaataacattatgAACTTTTTCCGTGGTTGTTATTTCCCACCGCGGCGGATTCTGGCTACATTAAAATGACATGAATGTTGAGTTAGATTCGTGATTTAGGGTCGCGCTTCAGGATTCACGATTTCGTTATTATAGATGATGTATACGAATTAAGCATCCATATCATTTTAATGTAGGCGGAATCCGTCGCGGCGGGAAATAACAACCACGAataaagtttatgatattatatgcCTATTTAAAAACTCGTtagacaaaaacaaattatttaaaaattccaAAAGTATTTCGACCAagttacaatatatttttgctataaatttataaattgtactatcgttcattttgtttattatattctATGCTTTGAACTTTTCTGTTCTTAAATATTCAAAGTTTTATTctggaaaatatatatactatgaaTTAAGTTGTCGTCAGATTANNNNNNNNNNNNNNNNNNNNNNNNNNNNNNNNNNNNNNNNNNNNNNNNNNNNNNNNNNNNNNNNNNNNNNNNNNNNNNNNNNNNNNNNNNNNNNNNNNNNtattttatagtactttttattttgtcttaaattttatgaaacgaattaaaatttgaatagagtgaactacaaaaatagtccctggactatgtaTTTATCTCGccagacaaccctggactttaaaaatatccccagacaaccctggactaagcgtttatctcaaaattggtcctttttCACTATTTCGTACCGAAACTACCCTTTTAGGGGTTTGGGCATTTTCGGAAGTTCAAATAATTCACTTTTTCAGTTGTCAGAGCATTTAATAATTGTGCAGGTCAGGTTGTCTCCTTATATTaataactctctctctcattctctctctctcaccttctctcctccatctttcttctcttcccttcttcttcctcccctTCCTTCCTTCTGCAAAAGTCGAGAAAACATCTCGACTcaagaaagaaatcaaatagAATGTTGTATTTTCGGTGGATTTTGAAGGCTGCAATTACTTGGTTGAGCATTGGTGGGCGTGAAGACGAATTTGGAATAGAAGACGAAGTTAGGATAGAAGACGAAGTTGATTCTGAAGTATCTATCTCCTCCATCTCTCTTCTCACCTTCTctcctccatctctcttattctGCAAAAGTCGATGCAACATCTCAACTAAAATGGATTGTTGGTAGAAAAAGGGCAAAGGTTTAATTTCGGTGGTGTTATCCGAATTGTGTAGATTTTAACTTGGTTTGGCAGATTCGGCGCCAAGGTGGGAGTTGGGGGAGAGGCCGACGAAGTTGATTTGGTAGATAGACTGCAGTTAGTGAGTTTTGGGGAAATATTATGTTGGcgtgaattttatttgattatgtgTTTGTAAGGTGTAAGTTgggaattttattaattttgaaggTTTGAAGGTTGTgatattttagtttgattttttttactctttctatgaataaaaaagagaatatgaAAACCACTCTGTCCGAAGTAGAAGTATGAAATAAGCATTTTCACTCGAAATGTCCAACGTCTGGCAATTAACTAATGCTGGAAATCTAGTTTCGTTTGCATTTTGGGACGCTTTAGCCTTGCAAAGATACTTCTCAGCTTTTCTTCAGACTTTTTTCCACCAATGTGTGTGTTTGGATTTCTgcttttctccatttttttgtgtttaggCGTATGTATTGGGTTGTGTAGGTGTTTATATTGGTTGATAATGTAGGGTTCAATAAGTTCAATGAGTTCGTTGGAAGTTGGATGATTTGAATGCATATTTGGATGATCACTGGGTACTGATCGAATTAGACATATCATATACAATACCAATATCAGTTCGAAACTAATATCATATTTGGTTTGgaaaataatatcatcttTATTAACTAATATCATATTTGGTTTTGAAAATAGTATCATCTATAGTACAAAGGGAAATTGTAATATCAGATTCTCGGTCACATTCATTTCAGAGAATAATATCATCTTTGGTACTAATATTAGAAGATTGCAAACACTActacacaaaataatatcatactgCATACTAGTAGTAATCTGGCCATAGTGGATGCCACAAAAAGATATTAGTTTTAACATACGAAGGTTTAAGTACATCAGTACTCCTAAGTTATGCATGCAATCCTACATAAATGCATACCAAAATCATCATCGATCTGCACATCCCTTTCTATTCTATGggcaaaaacaaacaaaaaggaGTTGCAACCCAAATAGTGAAGGTTAGAAACACAGATTGTATGTGATTTACACCAACAAAATCATAAAGTTTCAGTATTTGTAATGCCATTCACCAAATACACCATTTGCAAGGCCAATTCAATCAGCCGTCTTGCGACGAccaaattatatatagaatttttattaatataataattgataaataaattgaaaacttcaaattcactaaaaaaatatttaaatttctaaaacatgcattTAAATTCTacgaaatatctcaaatattagtatttgatcatgtttatgattgagttaAAGCACATATCtcaaaaatatcacaattaaatgttttacattgtatgaatattagtaattttattggattgatcgcatgttaataTTATCGGTAGCAATCCGATTAACCAGCTGGGCTAGCCTGAAActcgagcttttagggttagggttgaactttaataacccgaaagaaatcacaacccgattagcccgtaTCCGattggcccgaaacccgattgtccggcccgattgacatccctatctACTAGGGACTGCAATTGATATTTCTTCAAACCCaatatgatattaaatttGGGACTACACCGGATACAACTATCAGGTatcaaatatgatattatttcttccTTGTTGTCCTAGTACttcatatgatattatttgtgttgATTAAGTCGAGTACTACATCcgatattatttcaacaaGATTCATTTCAGTAACATCTCCAGCCCATTCTCTAACTAGTGAACTGCTTTTTTTTCGATGAGTACATGTCGTATCCATTTCATACCCATTGAAGAAAAAACCATTCACTCATGCCATGATTAATTTCATTACTCAATTTAGAAATATCTGAAACAAACTTGAAACTTCAAAAATTAAGACTTAAGATTCGGTACTTAGAGcacataaatcaaaatcaaattacattGATTTGAACACTATAATTCTTCCCCAACTTTCACGCACTACTTcaccaaatttttttcccacaaaTTGCAATCTACGGGTGAAAACCTACTTCATCAAACTCACCATAATGGCTACAAACGAAACAAACAACGAAAACCCAACAAATAACACCAAAATACAATCTTTAACTTTACTTCCACCTTCAACACGATTTGGAGATAATTCAGAATCAACTCCATCTTGTCTTCCAACTTTGTCTTCACGCCCACCATGCTCAACCAAGTAATTGCAGCCTTCAAAATCCACACACTTGGGATGACACCACCGAAAATACTTGCAGCCTCCAATCTTCCCCTTTTTCTCGCAAACGAAATACAACATTCCATTAGATTCCTTTATTGGGTCGACAACGATTTTGAGAATCGCTCTTTGCTGGCACAAACAATTTTCGTACTCAAATCGGAGCCACCTACAACCAGTCCCGCCTCCTCCATCACTCGATTTTGTATCAGACAACGAagacatttttatttctttcttgagTCGAGATGTTTTCTCGACTTTTGCAGAAGGAAGGAAGGAaggggaggaagaagaagggaagagaagagagatagaggagagaaggtgagagagagagaatgagagagagtTATTAATATAGGGAGACAACCTGACCTGCACAATTATTAAATGCCCTGACAACtaaaaaagtgaattatttGAACTTCCGAAAATGCCCAAACCCCTAAAAGGATAGTTTCGgtacgaaacagtgaaaaaggaccaattttgagataaacgcttagtccagggttgtctggggatatttttaaagtccagggttgtctggCGAGATAAAtgcatagtccagggactatttttgtagttcactctggCCTGCTGTGTTATTAaacacagcaggggatcctccccccttaatttattacacactccactatctcacttcatttattacacactccatctcACTCATCCAtatcacttcattaattacacactccaccaattccttaaaacctgtgccctaactaaatgtgactataaatctgggacggagagagtaattttttttaggatgtaactttttttaatttatataaaattattgcatttttattgcattttttaatgtatttttttaaaaaattagtgaggagtagagtgcgGCGGGGGCTCGTGCGTGGAAGCTcggttttttttaattatgcaattttttttaattaatgtactttttaaaaaaaattaaattaatgaatttttccgtatatgtgtcgtaaatttaattctgtattttttgtttaattctgtaaatttagttgttttttttaatagtgttGGTgatgtggctagcctattgcttgtccagttgctggtaaatttaatttcgtaaattaATATGTCTTgtaaattttgtgtttaattccgtaaattaatatgtctcgtaaatttaattccgtaaatgtagttgtcttttaattatttttattgcggctaggCTTAGGCTAGCCTAGCctatttgcttaaaatgatgatgtggcaggtggaattttagtgctgatgacgtggcagggagagagagtggctatCTTGTGGCTGGCCTAAGCCCACAGTAAGAACCATGtttggattattattattattattattattattagtattattattcagaattaaatatcaaaataatttaacagATTCTTTCCAAGTTGAGAAATTATGTATGCATATAAGAGATAAGACTCATAATTTGTTCGAGTTGAGATCCCCCACGGCATCCCCCCCCTCCACCCCCGCGCTccagccatcatccccatcaactGATTCCAAGAGACGTTAAATCCTGGGCCCATCTGCCCGCCCATCTGGCCTCATCCAGATCCCACACTCGTCGCTGGACTGGACTcgttgtgatccatcgctcgatgatgctcttgtacagaaatttagagagagagaaaactcgttaaaacaagtggtgcaaatgaaaatgaaattaaaatcgcgtttatataggttttcaaaaatttaaaaaaaaaaaacgaaaaagggcgctggccgatcggcacgccacaatggcggccagcgccaGCCAACcagctagcccacgccgattttcTCGCCGATTTCGGGCTGGCCGCTTGTagtggttcggctagccggctagccggcattgtgaatgctctaaCGACCCAAAATGTTGATGTCCAACCAGCGCTAATATTTCCTTCggtcttttttaaaaatatactacgttcgtccctgaaagtttgtctcagttttctatttctatcCGTTCCAtaaagtttgtctcatttcaatttttaccattttttatagtggaccctatattccactaactcatttctactcacattttattataaaactaatatataaaagtaggactcacattctattatttttttcaaactcacttttcattacattttttaaaaactcgtGCCGGAACAAAAAGTGGGATAATATTTGGGGAACTTAcggagtactaattaaaaagatgaagtagtaggagtattatttttcatttatcttaCTATACATTCTTAAAAGAATAAACAAAAGATGGTAAATAAAAAGGTATACATATAAACAATGACTTAATCATAATGGAGGTCGGGAcatgaaaataattgaaatgaaCATGAGCAAGGACTGAATGTCAACatgttattaaaaatatattttgaagtgatttagattattaataaaggattttaatatttactaaaatatagataaattttaaaattttgtttttaaaaaaaagattaaccTGAATATTGATTGGCGAGTCTTTAATTTCTGTTGGACCTGAAAATAAAAACCTTATCATACGGTTTTACTGATTTCTAAAATGAATCTTGattgtttgaagtttgaagtAAGAGGGGTCCTCGGATCCCTCAAAGCTCCTTCCGTATATATATGTCACTCGCTAATGCAAAATCTTAATAAACTACAGACAcatatataactaattaagaatGGCTATTAATCTTTCACGCACCTCTACGCTATTCCGCGCAGCGAATTCTGCTCCGTCAGTGGCGCTTCCGCATCTCTCTCCGATTGTAATTCGCAGTGACCGGAAAGTAGTTCAACCCTGTTCCGGAAAATTGAGAAGCGCTACTCTGAAATCTGCCCTTCTCTGTCGCGCAATAGTCGGACAAGCTGCGGAGGAAATCAAGGAAGATGATCCGCCGTCTGCTTCTCCCAAGAACCACCAGGTTAATCTTTTTGTTCTGATGGAGGAGgacatgaaaatttatattctttgcTGAGACTTACAATGCCTTGATTTTTTCCGATACTCATTTTCGAAATTTAAGTTGCAGTGGTGTTTAGTTTCaacttttatgtttttatgaaTAGCATTGTGTAAAAATCAGTTAACGGAGCTTATCTTAAATTAACTTCTGAAAAGCAAATGTGGAACTTGcattccactttgtttataatttcaattagcTTTCGTCCATCTATTTAAGTTAGAACTTCTATCAGAAATCAGTTCctgaaatagtagtattttgcTGGTTTTGCTCATCTTTGATGTCACCAATGACCATCGTTGTTCCACAGGTTCAGGAGCGAGACTATACTGGCACGCCTTATGTTCCTATCTTCGTGATGCTACCTGTGAGTTGCAAATCACCTCTTATATGTTACATCACTTTCATTAATTAACTTTTGCTTAAATGTATGCAATGACttcatcttttcttctttttttttccgttTAATCTTCTTTAATATTGAACTTAAGTAGTAACACTGATTCATTTCTGAAATAGTTGGGACTCATCAATATGGAGTGTGAGTTGGTTGATCCTGATAACTTGATAAACCAACTGAGAATCCTCAAATCGAGTAATGTTGATGGTGTTATGGTTGATTGCTGGTGGGGCATAGTTGAAGCACATACCCCTCACAAGTATAACTGGTCCGGCTATAGGAAGCTGTTTCAGATTGTACGAGATCTCGATCTCAAGCTGCAAGTGAGTGATTTATATAGCATAGTGGCATTCTTTTAGGCTACTTTGGTTTTTACTGTGTATATGTTCACATAGGTGGTTATGTCTTTTCATGAATGTGGAGGCAATGTTGGCGATGATGTTCATATTCCGCTTCCAAAATGGATCATGGAAATTGGTAGTAAAAATCCCGATATTTTCTTCACAGATATAGAGGGAAGACGCAACCATGAATGCCTCACTTGGGGAATTGACAAACAACGGGTTTTGGAAGGTAGAAATGCTATTGAGGTAAGAACTTCATTTAGCAGCTCAACCCTATTGACATATTTGTATGCTCTTACTGTGACATTTGGcttaattttacaatattttagtCCATTATGCTAATTCCTTTTCCAACTGGAACGATGTTCTCTCATAGGTAAAGTTGTTCATAAGTTCACAAGCCActgatatttttcttactcTTGCACTTTTGGATTAGCTGtctgaatttgaaattaatattatagaACTATTAACTTGTAAATGATGACAATTTGTAggtttattttgattatatgagAAGCTTCCGAGTAGAGTTCAATGAGTTCTTTGAGGATGGATTTATCTCTGAAATTGAAATAGGGCTTGGAGCATGTGGGGAGCTGCGGTATCCATCTTATCCGGCGAACCATGGCTGGGAATATCCTGGTATTGGTGAATTTCAGGTAGTTTTTGGTTGCACTGTCTTGAATATCATATCAGGATTGTTCGTGTCGTCGATCCTTTAGATTTAGCATATTACTATAATGCAGTTTGTGAAATggacttttcttttttctcctaGTGCTATGATAAATACTTGATGGAGAGTTTAGTAAAGGCAGCAGAGGCAAGGGGACACTTGATTTGGGGTAGAGCACCTAATAATGCAGGTTCCTATAACTCCAAACCACAAGATACACGATTCTTTTGTGATGGAGGTGAATACAATAGTCTCTATGGTCGGTTCTTTCTAAAATGGTATTCCGGAGTCTTGGTTGACCATGCTGATCGAGTTCTAGCCATGGCAAATATTGCCTTTGAAGAGACGCCTATTGCAGTGAAGGTCAGTGAACTATTTCTTTATGATCTCTGATATGAACATCACCGTTAATCACTGCTGTTTTTGTTGGTTATCAGCTCTCTGGCATCCACTGGTGGTACAAAACTGCTAGTCACGCTGCAGAGTTAACTGCGGGTTTCTACAATCCTGCCAATCGCGATGGTTATGCTACTATAGCATCAGTACTAAAAAAGCACGAGGCTACTCTTAATTTTACATGTGTTGAGCTACGAACATTGGATCAACACGAAGACTTTCCAGAGGCACTAGCAGATCCAGAAGGACTGGTGTGGCAGGTTAGCATCAGAAATTGAACTTTGGTATGTGCAGATATGTATATGTCTGTGTTCGAGAACAAGGTCTGAAATGAATTATGTATAAACATTTTAGGTGCTAAATGCTGCTTGGGATGCCGACATACCAGTTGCAAGTGAAAATGCTCTTCCATGCTACGACAAAGAAGGCTACAACAAAATACTTGACATTGCAAAACCTTTTGGGGACTTAGATGGAAGACATTTATCTGCATTTACCTACCTCAGGCTAACACCGCAGTTGATGGAGGAACAAAATTTCATGGAGTTCGAGAGATTTGTCAAAAGATTGCATGGTACTTAAGTCCCTCTACATATGATGTTGCTTTGATTATGCAACGACATTTTTTCACTCATCCAAATCTCCCATCCCcgaattttgtgatatttgcAGGGGAATTTGTTGAAAACGTGCAACCTCATCATGAAGAGGAGACGGAAGAGGCAGTAACTGTAGATTAGTAAGTCACTCGATCCACAATCAAAACGAATAAAGATGATCATATCAAAATATCAGGAGCTGTTGAAAGCCTGGAGCAGAAGCAAGGAAAATGGTTGTAGCTGATATTTTATGCAATCTCTTGGATGTAGTAGGCTAGTGATATTATAACTGTTGTTAGTATAGTGAATTAAGCAGTATAGATAATTAGATATCATTACTAGCTATAGGATTGTATTTTCTTATGTATGTATGTAAACGTGTGAATTTGtgataattttacattatttatattttaaagaaatttttaaattttaaatcagaTTCACCCTAATCTCAATTTTGTCTAATCTGATATTCTtagtttcaaaaaaaaaaatgtactaagtatcatttattaatttcttatttgtGTTCCACTACTAATTGTCTTTAGTTAATTTTGTGTGGTACTTGAgtttaattttgcatttatCATTTAGAATTAAACAATTTAGAGCTTATAgcatttgaataaattatactaagAAATGGGTGTTTTGGTGCATACATGCAAGAGTATAAATTATTGGTGAAGATTACTTTGGGGCCGACAtagttataaattaaaataactcagaattaattcattttaataaatccAATTCTATTGATTTTAGTATTAGTCAAAACTTATTATGAGAAACAAATAAGGATACTATAGCATAGAAacataaaagaataattttcctttttattggTTTTGGTCGCCGGAAAACTCAGGTGATAATCCCTTGCACGAACTGCGTGGGTTATTACACAGATACATGAAAATTACCCACTGAATATGATCAAAGAATGAATCATCATTCGATTTTTCTCACACGCATTTTCTGCAACAAATTTACCAACTGAATCCAAAAGCTATGAATAATCACTGGGAATGCTCGAATTCTGACCTTCCTCCATGTCTCTGAACGTTCCGTAAGAAGGTGAGTGTGCGCGGGGAATATCCAGAGCAACGGCCCTCTCCAAGGCCGCCCTGTACTCGTCCCTATGTTCTTTGGCAAGCGACACCTGCCGCTCCATCCTCTGCTCTGCTGGAATGCTCATCACGCGCTCCTTTTCCATCATACACTGCACTAAGAGAAGTCAAAATCATTGGATCGGAGAAGCAATCACTACGTTCTTCGCCTTAATTGCCACaaaaaacacaacacaacCTTTA
This window contains:
- the LOC125204212 gene encoding beta-amylase 2, chloroplastic gives rise to the protein MAINLSRTSTLFRAANSAPSVALPHLSPIVIRSDRKVVQPCSGKLRSATLKSALLCRAIVGQAAEEIKEDDPPSASPKNHQVQERDYTGTPYVPIFVMLPLGLINMECELVDPDNLINQLRILKSSNVDGVMVDCWWGIVEAHTPHKYNWSGYRKLFQIVRDLDLKLQVVMSFHECGGNVGDDVHIPLPKWIMEIGSKNPDIFFTDIEGRRNHECLTWGIDKQRVLEGRNAIEVYFDYMRSFRVEFNEFFEDGFISEIEIGLGACGELRYPSYPANHGWEYPGIGEFQCYDKYLMESLVKAAEARGHLIWGRAPNNAGSYNSKPQDTRFFCDGGEYNSLYGRFFLKWYSGVLVDHADRVLAMANIAFEETPIAVKLSGIHWWYKTASHAAELTAGFYNPANRDGYATIASVLKKHEATLNFTCVELRTLDQHEDFPEALADPEGLVWQVLNAAWDADIPVASENALPCYDKEGYNKILDIAKPFGDLDGRHLSAFTYLRLTPQLMEEQNFMEFERFVKRLHGEFVENVQPHHEEETEEAVTVD